The Selenomonas sp. AB3002 genome contains a region encoding:
- a CDS encoding HlyD family type I secretion periplasmic adaptor subunit has protein sequence MFKKFWHRFIEGDKEDTETEFLPSILEVTETPPSPVGRAVLWTIVALLVIGGIWVFVGEVDEVAVANGRVIPVGNVKIVQSQNKGAIKELLVREGDYVEEGQTLLVLDTTKTQADVDQLKKQVAYYAMTVDRLQSEMNDQPFNPPDNKDGVLDQKDIDAQVSLYNSRRTKLMADMQKNSAAIAQEEAAIESAQAQQQKYRALYDVAYEKEQRLEMLFNESAVSYFQLLEGRATRVEYQKSAEAMDQEIQKEQAKLAEARDNQATTDSAYRQETMTQLVEAKRQLNAYQEELTKANETNVQSEIVAPVSGRVNQLAVHTVGGVVTEGQALMMVVPDDVTLEIEAYADNKDIGFIQKGQDAEVKVETFNFQKFGMVEAKVAEISPDVIDNTQDKQKDGKYRLTLSIEDDNSGIGLSPGMNVTAEIKIKKKRIIDFFLDPFRQYKDEALRER, from the coding sequence ATGTTTAAGAAATTTTGGCATAGATTTATCGAAGGGGATAAGGAAGATACGGAAACAGAGTTCCTGCCCTCTATCCTGGAAGTAACCGAAACCCCACCCTCACCGGTGGGCAGAGCGGTGCTCTGGACCATTGTGGCCCTGCTTGTCATTGGGGGCATCTGGGTCTTTGTGGGCGAGGTGGACGAGGTAGCCGTGGCCAACGGCCGCGTCATCCCCGTGGGTAACGTGAAAATTGTCCAGTCCCAGAACAAGGGGGCCATCAAGGAACTCTTAGTGCGTGAGGGGGACTATGTGGAAGAAGGCCAGACCCTCTTGGTGCTGGACACCACCAAGACCCAGGCAGACGTAGACCAGCTGAAGAAGCAGGTGGCCTACTACGCTATGACAGTGGACAGGCTGCAGTCTGAGATGAACGACCAGCCTTTCAATCCCCCTGACAACAAAGACGGGGTGCTGGACCAGAAGGATATCGATGCCCAAGTGTCTCTGTACAACAGTCGCCGCACCAAGCTCATGGCTGATATGCAGAAGAATTCGGCAGCCATCGCCCAGGAGGAGGCGGCCATTGAGTCAGCCCAGGCCCAGCAGCAGAAATACAGGGCCCTTTATGATGTGGCCTATGAGAAGGAACAGCGATTGGAGATGCTGTTCAATGAAAGCGCTGTATCTTATTTCCAGCTGTTGGAAGGCCGGGCTACCCGCGTGGAGTATCAGAAATCTGCCGAGGCCATGGACCAGGAAATCCAGAAGGAGCAGGCCAAGCTGGCTGAAGCCCGTGATAATCAGGCTACCACTGACAGCGCTTACCGTCAGGAAACCATGACCCAGCTGGTAGAGGCCAAGAGGCAGCTGAACGCCTACCAGGAGGAGCTGACCAAGGCCAACGAGACCAATGTGCAGTCTGAGATTGTGGCTCCTGTCTCCGGTCGTGTGAATCAGCTCGCTGTTCACACCGTAGGCGGTGTGGTAACTGAGGGCCAGGCACTGATGATGGTGGTGCCTGATGATGTAACCCTGGAAATCGAAGCCTATGCGGATAATAAGGACATCGGCTTCATCCAGAAGGGGCAGGATGCTGAGGTGAAGGTTGAGACCTTCAACTTCCAGAAGTTCGGTATGGTGGAGGCCAAGGTGGCCGAAATCAGCCCGGATGTCATCGACAATACCCAGGATAAGCAGAAGGACGGCAAATATCGCCTGACTCTTTCCATTGAGGATGACAATAGCGGCATCGGCCTTTCTCCGGGCATGAACGTGACAGCGGAAATCAAAATCAAGAAGAAGCGCATCATCGATTTCTTCCTGGATCCTTTCCGTCAGTACAAGGACGAAGCTCTCAGGGAACGTTAA